The following are from one region of the Deinococcus aerophilus genome:
- a CDS encoding ABC transporter ATP-binding protein, translating into MTASPQLPELTEFEGRPVHAPEGPPLLTAENITVRFGGVVAVKDISLSVRPGEILGLIGPNGAGKTTLFNALTGFVRPTSGRVTFAGRDITHIQPQGRAKMGMARTFQVERPFEDLSVLENVLVAAFLKRRGRGAEDHAYAVLERVGLADRAFQPASQLNLARRRRLELAKVLALEPKVLFLDESIAGLNPPGQQEMVALIRSLAESGLGIVMVEHIMHVIMSLSDHVICMAFGELLAEGDPHAVAAHPDVIRAYLGDDND; encoded by the coding sequence ATGACCGCCTCCCCGCAGCTGCCCGAGCTCACCGAATTTGAGGGTCGGCCGGTTCACGCGCCGGAGGGTCCCCCGCTGCTGACTGCCGAGAACATCACCGTGCGCTTTGGCGGAGTGGTGGCGGTCAAGGACATTTCGCTGTCGGTGCGGCCCGGCGAGATTCTGGGATTGATCGGTCCCAACGGAGCCGGCAAGACCACGCTCTTTAACGCCCTGACCGGGTTTGTGCGCCCCACCTCGGGCCGCGTGACCTTCGCCGGACGCGACATCACCCATATCCAGCCACAGGGCCGCGCGAAGATGGGCATGGCCCGCACCTTCCAGGTGGAGCGGCCCTTCGAGGACCTCAGCGTGCTGGAAAACGTACTCGTCGCGGCGTTCCTGAAGCGGCGCGGCCGGGGAGCAGAGGACCACGCCTACGCCGTGCTGGAGCGGGTGGGCTTGGCCGACCGCGCCTTTCAGCCCGCCTCGCAGCTCAACCTTGCCCGGCGGCGGCGACTGGAACTCGCCAAGGTGCTCGCGCTGGAACCGAAGGTGCTGTTTCTGGACGAGAGCATCGCGGGCCTCAACCCGCCCGGTCAGCAGGAGATGGTCGCATTGATCCGCAGCCTGGCCGAATCGGGGCTGGGCATCGTGATGGTCGAGCACATCATGCACGTGATCATGAGCCTGTCTGACCACGTGATCTGCATGGCCTTTGGAGAACTGCTCGCCGAGGGCGATCCACACGCGGTGGCCGCCCACCCGGACGTGATCCGGGCATATCTGGGAGACGACAATGATTGA
- a CDS encoding ABC transporter ATP-binding protein: MTTVTGTQPARARVGYVPGERVLEANSLDVAYGQVQVVFGVSLHVDKGELVGLVGGNGSGKSTILRVLSGMLKARGGTATYRGQNLNAVPPHRITDMGVAHVPMGRQLFGQMTVEENLIMGAYLPRTKKNRAANLQKVYDFFPRLTEKRRSPAAALSGGEQQMVAIGRALMSEPEVLLMDEPSLGLAPLVVSEVMRVIGSLRELGLTVLLVEQNVRQVLKVTDRTYVLELGSLVKEGPSHELMGDPDIIKAYLGV; encoded by the coding sequence ATGACCACGGTGACCGGAACACAGCCCGCCCGCGCCCGCGTCGGCTACGTGCCGGGCGAGCGGGTGCTGGAGGCCAATTCGCTGGACGTCGCCTACGGTCAGGTTCAGGTGGTCTTTGGGGTCTCCTTGCATGTGGACAAGGGCGAACTGGTGGGCCTGGTGGGAGGCAACGGCAGTGGCAAGAGCACCATCCTGCGGGTGCTGTCGGGGATGCTCAAGGCGCGGGGGGGAACGGCAACCTACCGGGGCCAGAACCTGAACGCCGTGCCGCCGCACCGCATCACCGACATGGGCGTGGCGCACGTGCCGATGGGCCGGCAGCTGTTCGGGCAGATGACGGTCGAGGAAAACCTGATCATGGGCGCCTACCTGCCGCGCACCAAGAAGAACCGGGCCGCCAACCTGCAAAAGGTCTACGACTTCTTTCCGCGCCTGACCGAGAAACGCCGTTCTCCCGCCGCCGCTCTGTCCGGCGGAGAGCAGCAGATGGTGGCGATTGGCCGCGCGCTGATGAGCGAGCCGGAGGTCCTGCTGATGGACGAGCCGTCGCTGGGTCTGGCCCCGCTGGTCGTCTCGGAGGTGATGCGCGTGATCGGATCGCTGCGTGAGCTGGGGCTGACCGTGCTGCTCGTGGAGCAGAACGTGCGTCAGGTGCTGAAGGTTACCGACCGGACATATGTGCTTGAACTCGGCAGTCTGGTCAAGGAAGGCCCCAGTCACGAACTGATGGGCGACCCGGACATCATCAAGGCTTATCTGGGCGTGTAG
- a CDS encoding branched-chain amino acid ABC transporter permease, translating to MDSTAVTAFFQTLVQGLLTGGLYALIGTGLSLIFGVMRVINFAHGDFLAIGMFITLALFKTFNIDPYLSLLVAAPLGFGLGYVIQRFVLSRLGDRLGEGSMLATLGLGLIISNSLLLSFGAQPQSINVPYAINTFKMGGVQVSIPLLIAGLGTVVAIAGLNLLLYRTELGRAIRATAQNPLGAELQGVKTTRIQAIVFGLGVAFAAIAGVLLMPLLYTFPTVGENYTTKAFIVTVLGGLGNLPGAVVGGLVLGVIESLGAFYVSNNYRDAYGLIAFLLVLLLRPEGLFGKTVKRV from the coding sequence ATGGACTCAACCGCCGTCACGGCGTTTTTTCAAACCCTGGTGCAGGGACTGCTGACCGGCGGGCTGTACGCCCTGATCGGCACCGGTCTGAGCCTGATCTTCGGGGTGATGCGGGTCATCAACTTTGCTCACGGGGATTTTCTCGCCATCGGCATGTTCATCACGCTGGCGCTGTTCAAGACCTTCAACATCGATCCCTACCTCAGCCTGCTCGTGGCCGCGCCGCTGGGCTTCGGACTGGGGTATGTCATTCAGCGCTTCGTGCTGTCGCGGCTGGGGGACCGGCTGGGCGAGGGCAGCATGCTCGCCACCCTGGGCCTGGGGCTGATCATCAGCAACTCGCTGCTGCTCAGCTTCGGGGCGCAGCCGCAGAGCATCAACGTGCCGTATGCCATCAATACCTTCAAGATGGGGGGCGTGCAGGTCAGCATTCCGCTGCTGATCGCGGGGCTGGGCACGGTGGTCGCCATCGCCGGACTGAACCTGTTGCTGTACCGCACCGAACTGGGCCGCGCCATCCGCGCGACCGCGCAGAATCCGCTGGGGGCCGAGTTGCAGGGCGTCAAGACCACCCGCATCCAGGCCATCGTGTTCGGGCTGGGCGTGGCTTTCGCCGCCATCGCGGGCGTGCTGCTGATGCCGCTGCTGTACACCTTTCCCACGGTGGGCGAGAACTACACCACCAAGGCCTTCATCGTGACCGTGCTGGGCGGCCTGGGCAACCTGCCGGGCGCGGTGGTGGGCGGCCTGGTGCTGGGCGTGATCGAGTCGCTGGGAGCCTTCTATGTCAGCAACAATTACCGCGACGCCTACGGCCTGATCGCCTTCCTGCTCGTGCTGCTCCTGAGGCCTGAAGGCCTGTTCGGCAAGACGGTGAAGCGGGTATGA
- a CDS encoding ABC transporter substrate-binding protein, whose translation MRKVTLFTLALTLAGAAQAQSTIKIGAITSVTGRFAEFGKMQLAGFKVGVDEINRNGGVLGKKIELVIEDNASDVNKGLAAAERLVNAGVPLVLNEYSSSLVKAQAQYLARQKVPNLVITSSGDDITKPGNEYIFRLNQPASAYARVILDIFRDNKFKSMAIIAGTGAFEKSVADAANRIAKEYGITVMEDQRYDKGLTDFRPVLNRIKAKNPDGILMVSYAEDSVALMRQAREVGVKPRLFAGGAAGFALPDFVKDSGAAAENVVTATAWIPQLRYAGTQKLNVDLKKALGGADPSYHAAQAYAGVLVAAEAIKKAGGTDREKVKAALGTVTMQTAFGPIQFKDYDGFQNQNPLEMVAQQVQGGAFVPVYPKSVVPRKLKFER comes from the coding sequence ATGCGTAAAGTCACCCTGTTTACCCTGGCCCTGACCCTGGCGGGCGCCGCCCAGGCCCAGAGCACCATCAAGATCGGCGCGATCACCTCGGTCACCGGCCGCTTCGCCGAGTTCGGCAAGATGCAGCTCGCGGGCTTCAAGGTCGGCGTGGACGAGATCAACCGCAACGGCGGCGTGCTGGGCAAGAAGATCGAACTGGTGATCGAGGACAACGCCAGCGACGTGAACAAGGGCCTGGCCGCCGCCGAGCGTCTGGTCAACGCGGGCGTGCCGCTGGTGCTCAACGAGTACTCTTCCAGCCTGGTCAAGGCGCAGGCGCAGTACCTCGCCCGCCAGAAGGTGCCCAATCTGGTCATCACGTCCAGCGGCGACGACATCACCAAGCCCGGCAACGAGTACATCTTCCGCCTGAACCAGCCCGCCAGCGCCTACGCCCGGGTGATCCTGGACATCTTCCGCGACAACAAGTTCAAGAGCATGGCGATCATCGCCGGCACCGGGGCCTTTGAGAAGAGCGTGGCCGACGCCGCCAACCGCATCGCCAAGGAATACGGCATCACCGTGATGGAAGACCAGCGCTACGACAAGGGCCTGACCGACTTCCGTCCGGTGCTCAACCGCATCAAGGCCAAGAACCCCGACGGCATCCTGATGGTGTCCTATGCCGAGGACAGCGTGGCCCTGATGCGTCAGGCCCGTGAGGTGGGCGTCAAGCCGCGCCTGTTTGCGGGCGGAGCGGCCGGCTTCGCGCTGCCCGACTTCGTGAAGGACAGCGGCGCGGCCGCCGAGAACGTCGTGACCGCTACCGCCTGGATTCCTCAGCTGCGCTACGCCGGCACCCAGAAGTTGAATGTGGACCTCAAGAAGGCGCTGGGCGGGGCCGATCCCAGCTACCACGCGGCCCAGGCGTATGCGGGCGTGCTTGTGGCCGCCGAGGCCATCAAGAAGGCCGGGGGCACCGACCGTGAAAAGGTCAAGGCCGCGCTGGGCACGGTCACCATGCAGACCGCCTTCGGACCCATCCAGTTCAAGGACTATGACGGCTTCCAGAACCAGAACCCGCTGGAAATGGTGGCCCAGCAGGTGCAGGGCGGCGCGTTCGTGCCGGTGTACCCCAAGAGCGTGGTGCCGCGCAAGCTGAAGTTCGAACGGTAA
- a CDS encoding branched-chain amino acid ABC transporter permease: MTAVPAITRPRALTFGNVWLSVGLLAVLLIYPFVFDKAMNFGISTLLFAGFAMSWNILGGWAGQTSLGHAALLGVGAYTMTLLATPERLPAFLQSPLAPWWGALIGMVLAALLAAVWGGLTFRLQGSYFVLSTIAVALVIRLVAINSDWTGGAEGLFMPDLPRLFGLDLFDRQVEYWLAFGFVVLTVLITHLIRRSRMGYALQAVREDEDGARALGIDPTRMKVLAFMLSAALTALGGSLYAIYLQAFEPHTLLELPISVQIALMAIIGGRTTIQGPLIGAVLLSVFGEVFRNVFSSANLLIYGVLILLVTLFAPAGIMGLFQRAGRKLGTAR, encoded by the coding sequence ATGACTGCCGTTCCTGCCATCACCCGCCCGCGGGCCCTGACTTTCGGCAACGTGTGGCTCAGCGTCGGTCTGCTGGCCGTGCTGCTGATCTATCCCTTCGTGTTCGACAAGGCAATGAACTTTGGCATCTCCACGCTGCTGTTCGCGGGGTTTGCCATGAGCTGGAACATCCTGGGCGGCTGGGCCGGGCAGACCAGTCTGGGGCACGCCGCGCTGCTGGGCGTCGGGGCCTACACCATGACGCTGCTCGCGACGCCCGAGCGCCTGCCCGCCTTCCTGCAAAGCCCGCTGGCTCCGTGGTGGGGTGCCCTGATCGGGATGGTGCTGGCGGCGCTGCTCGCCGCCGTGTGGGGCGGGCTGACCTTCCGGCTGCAGGGATCGTATTTCGTGCTGTCCACCATCGCCGTGGCCCTCGTGATCCGGCTGGTCGCCATCAACAGTGACTGGACCGGCGGCGCCGAGGGGCTGTTCATGCCTGACCTGCCGCGCTTGTTTGGGCTGGACCTGTTCGACCGTCAGGTGGAGTACTGGCTGGCCTTTGGCTTCGTGGTCCTGACCGTGCTGATCACGCACCTGATCCGCCGCTCGCGCATGGGCTATGCGTTGCAGGCCGTGCGCGAGGACGAGGACGGCGCGCGTGCCCTCGGCATTGACCCCACCCGCATGAAGGTGCTCGCCTTCATGCTCAGCGCCGCGCTGACCGCACTGGGCGGAAGTCTGTACGCCATCTACCTGCAGGCCTTCGAGCCCCACACCCTGCTGGAACTGCCCATCAGCGTGCAGATCGCCCTGATGGCGATCATCGGGGGGCGCACCACCATTCAGGGACCGCTGATCGGCGCAGTGCTGCTGAGCGTGTTCGGTGAGGTCTTCCGCAACGTGTTCAGCAGCGCCAACCTGCTGATCTACGGTGTGCTGATCCTGCTTGTGACGCTGTTCGCGCCCGCCGGCATCATGGGTCTGTTTCAGCGGGCCGGGCGCAAGCTGGGGACGGCCCGATGA